A portion of the Edaphobacter lichenicola genome contains these proteins:
- a CDS encoding rhodanese-like domain-containing protein encodes MALIWAAVFCVLILGWIVARRLRAKREVESKSIEPEELYKLLRAKQVLLYDVRQPLDFLAYPEIIPGAMRIAPKDIAEQTASFSRDQNSVIYCTGADDETSLMVLGKARALNFTHVKMLKGGLASWKAKGYPVEAYKESFQLDTAT; translated from the coding sequence ATGGCGTTGATCTGGGCAGCGGTGTTCTGCGTTTTGATTCTGGGGTGGATCGTCGCGAGACGCCTGCGCGCTAAACGCGAGGTGGAGTCCAAGAGTATTGAGCCGGAGGAGCTTTACAAGTTGCTTCGTGCGAAACAGGTTCTGCTATATGACGTGCGTCAACCGCTGGATTTTCTGGCGTATCCGGAGATCATTCCGGGGGCGATGAGGATTGCGCCAAAGGATATCGCGGAGCAGACGGCGTCGTTTTCTCGCGACCAAAACTCCGTGATCTATTGCACTGGAGCCGACGATGAGACTAGCCTGATGGTTCTTGGGAAGGCACGGGCGTTGAATTTTACTCATGTCAAGATGTTGAAGGGAGGGCTGGCGTCGTGGAAGGCAAAAGGGTATCCGGTAGAGGCTTATAAAGAGTCTTTCCAACTGGATACGGCTACCTAA